The genomic DNA CAGGATGCATCGTCTGGGAGTCGCCAGGCCTCTGGGGGGCGTGCTCCCGCTCCGCGGATTTCTGCTCCAGTCAAGCTTCCTTCGCAGCTAGATCGCTATATCGCCGAGAAGTCGGGAGAGGCATTTGCGGCTGCGGGGCGTAAGTGGAGCCAAATTTTGCAGGGAGTCAAAGAAGCGAAAGTCACAGTTCATGCATGGTTTATGGACGGCGAGCCGGTGTCTGTATTAGAGGATAGTGTACTCGTGGCGTTTAAGAACAACATTCACCGTGAAACTACTGAAAAGCCTGCCAACAAGCAGGTCATTGAGAAGGTTCTGCATGAACAGTTAGGCCATCCCTATCGTCTGGTGACAATGATGCAAAAGGATTGGAATGCTGCGATTGAAGGAGTTCCCGACCAGCCTGCCGAAGAATTCCAACTGGAGCAGGAGCATGACGCGCCGGGAAAGTCCAAGGAACCCTGGATTGATGAAGCTATTGAACTTTTCGGGGAAGATCTGGTAGTTATAAAGGATTAAAATCAAAGTGTCTGGATGTATACTTCATTAAGGGAGATGATTGAAATGAACAATATGAACCAAATGATGAAGCAAGTGAAAAAGATGCAGGAGCAAATGCTGAAAGCCCAAGAGGAGCTTGGCGGAAAAGTAATTGAAGGTACTTCCGGCGGCGGTGTTGTTACTGTAGAGGTAAACGGACATAAAAAAGTGCTTTCCATCACCATCAAACCGGAGGCTGTAGATCCTGATGATGTGGAAATGCTGCAAGATCTTGTGTTGACTGCGGTCAATGATGCTTTGTCCAAAGCAGATGAACTGGCTAATGATGATATGGGTAAATTTACAGGCGGTATGAAAATTCCAGGCTTGTTCTAGACTGTGCATAAAGGAGAAACACACTATTGTATTATCCGGAGCCGATTGCAAAGCTGATTGATGCATTTACGCGCCTGCCGGGAGTGGGGCCGAAGACGGCTGCCCGGTTGGCTTTTCACGTACTGAAAATGAAGGAAGACGATGTGATTGATTTTGCCAAAGCACTGGTCAATGTGAAACGGAATCTTCACTTCTGTTCCGTCTGCGGCAATATTACGGACACGGACCCTTGTCGGATCTGTCAGGATAAGACGAGGGATGCTTCCGTCATTTGTGTTGTTCAGGATTCCAAGGATTTGGTAGCTATGGAGCGCACCAAGGAGTTTAACGGCTTTTATCATGTGCTTCATGGAGCAATCTCTCCTATGGAGGGAATTGGTCCTGAGGATATCAAGCTCAAGGAATTATTGAACAGGCTTAGTGATGAACGCATCAAAGAGCTGATTTTGGCTACGAATCCGAACATTGAAGGAGAAGCGACGGCCATGTACATTTCCAGGCTGGTGCGTCCTTTTGAAATCAAAGTTACTCGTATTGCCCACGGATTGCCAGTAGGCGGGGATTTGGAGTATGCCGATGAGGTAACACTGTCCAAAGCGCTGGAAGGCCGCAGAGAGCTGAACTAATAAGTACATGTATATGTTATAGATATTTTTAGTGTCGATAAATCGTATGGATTGTCTCGACACAATGGGGAGCCGTTATGGCTCCTTTTTATTTTGTGATGATAGGGCCGGTATGGGCAGTTCTTGTTCTAAGTTTGTCCTCTGTTAAATAAGTATGAATAAGGTAGTCTTACAGACTGTGCACATAATTCAGCTTGTGAGGAGGATGAATGGATGTGGGAACGGGTGAAGCAAAATTTTCGTCGACAAGAGCACGGCAAATCGGAAGCAGAGTATCGTCAGGAGTTGTTTGCCCAGATTCGGGCTTCGCACGCGGATTGGTTAAGAGCGCATCGGTTATTTCATGAAGCTACAGGCGAGGACGAGATCGACTATGCCATTTTTGTTCTGGAAGCTGCGGAGCGTAAATATCAGATACATTTAAAATGTGCCAAACAGCAAGGGCTGCATCGCTTCCACCTGCCCGCAGATGAACCGGGGTATGACAATGACGCAAACCGTGTTCATAAACGGAGAGCTGAATGAGAGATGCTGTCTGGCTTGTTCTGATTGCTTGTATTGTGGTGCTGTCATATCTAATCCTCAAAAAACGTCTGGGTATTGGCTGGCTTACTGTGTTTGGGGCACATATGGCTCTGGCGGCAATTGCCCTGTATGCCATTAATTATTCGGGGTGGATCACGCAAGTGTATATCCCCATTAATCCAGTGACGATGGGAGCCGTAACGGTTTTGGGAATGCCCGGAATTGCGCTTTTACTGGGATTGAAAATGATATTGTTCGGACAGGTTATGTGAGTATTTATAGAGTTTAATCAAGGAACAAGGAATGTCTTTTAGGCAAGGATAAAGTAAAAAATGCTTTTGTTATAAAAATATAGTTGACGGGGATTTCAGTTATATGATACATTAATTCTCGGCCCTTAAAGCCCGGGAATTTTTTTGTGAGAACAACGCTGAATGAAATCGAAAAATAATTTTAAAAAAGTGTTGACTTAAATCCCGAATGTATGTTATATTAATCAAGTCGCCGCTGAGATGCGGTGGTGAAAAAAGCAAGAGAATATGAAGGTTTGATCTTTGAAAACTGAACAACGAGTGAGTACGGATTTTGCTTGCAAAATCCAACGCTGAGATTTTGGTACATGCCGTCAGGCTGTATAAAATGGAAGCGAACAATGAGATATTTTATCTCGTCAGTTTCAAAATGAGCGAATCGCTCTTTCTATAAACCAGCTTCGGTTGGTCTTTAATGGAGAGTTTGATCCTGGCTCAGGACGAACGCTGGCGGCGTGCCTAATACATGCAAGTCGAGCGGGGTTATTTTAGAAGCTTGCTTTTAAAATAACCTAGCGGCGGACGGGTGAGTAACACGTAGGCAACCTGCCCCTCAGACTGGGATAACTACCGGAAACGGTAGCTAATACCGGATACATCCTTTCCCTGCATGGGGAGAGGAGGAAAGACGGAGCAATCTGTCACTGATGGATGGGCCTGCGGCGCATTAGCTAGTTGGTGGGGTAAAGGCCTACCAAGGCGACGATGCGTAGCCGACCTGAGAGGGTGATCGGCCACACTGGGACTGAGACACGGCCCAGACTCCTACGGGAGGCAGCAGTAGGGAATCTTCCGCAATGGGCGAAAGCCTGACGGAGCAACGCCGCGTGAGTGATGAAGGTTTTCGGATCGTAAAGCTCTGTTGCCAGGGAAGAACGTCTTGTAGAGTAACTGCTACAAGAGTGACGGTACCTGAGAAGAAAGCCCCGGCTAACTACGTGCCAGCAGCCGCGGTAATACGTAGGGGGCAAGCGTTGTCCGGAATTATTGGGCGTAAAGCGCGCGCAGGCGGCTCTTTAAGTCTGGTGTTTAATCCCGAGGCTCAACTTCGGGTCGCACTGGAAACTGGGGAGCTTGAGTGCAGAAGAGGAGAGTGGAATTCCACGTGTAGCGGTGAAATGCGTAGATATGTGGAGGAACACCAGTGGCGAAGGCGACTCTCTGGGCTGTAACTGACGCTGAGGCGCGAAAGCGTGGGGAGCAAACAGGATTAGATACCCTGGTAGTCCACGCCGTAAACGATGAATGCTAGGTGTTAGGGGTTTCGATACCCTTGGTGCCGAAGTTAACACATTAAGCATTCCGCCTGGGGAGTACGGTCGCAAGACTGAAACTCAAAGGAATTGACGGGGACCCGCACAAGCAGTGGAGTATGTGGTTTAATTCGAAGCAACGCGAAGAACCTTACCAGGTCTTGACATCCCCCTGACCGGTCTAGAGATAGGCCTTTCCTTCGGGACAGGGGAGACAGGTGGTGCATGGTTGTCGTCAGCTCGTGTCGTGAGATGTTGGGTTAAGTCCCGCAACGAGCGCAACCCTTATGCTTAGTTGCCAGCAGGTCAAGCTGGGCACTCTAAGCAGACTGCCGGTGACAAACCGGAGGAAGGTGGGGATGACGTCAAATCATCATGCCCCTTATGACCTGGGCTACACACGTACTACAATGGCCGGTACAACGGGAAGCGAAAGAGCGATCTGGAGCGAATCCTAGAAAAGCCGGTCTCAGTTCGGATTGCAGGCTGCAACTCGCCTGCATGAAGTCGGAATTGCTAGTAATCGCGGATCAGCATGCCGCGGTGAATACGTTCCCGGGTCTTGTACACACCGCCCGTCACACCACGAGAGTTTACAACACCCGAAGTCGGTGGGGTAACCCGCAAGGGAGCCAGCCGCCGAAGGTGGGGTAGATGATTGGGGTGAAGTCGTAACAAGGTAGCCGTATCGGAAGGTGCGGCTGGATCACCTCCTTTCTATGGAGAATCGTTTCCTGCAACGGAAACATTCAAATCAGCAGGTACAACGTACCTGTGAACGGATATTCAATTCGGTTCATCACATCTGTGTGAATGAAGTGAATATCCAAAGCGACTCACTCGTTGCTCAGTTTTGAGAGCTCAAACTCTCAAACGTTTGGTGGCGATAGCGGAGGGGTTCCACACGTACCCATCCCGAACACGACCGTTAAGCCCTCCAGCGCCGATGGTACTTGGACCGCAGGGTCCTGGGAGAGTAGGACGTCGCCAAGCGCAACCACTAAAGAAGAACTTCTTTGGTGGTTTATTATGGGCCCTTAGCTCAGCTGGTTAGAGCGCACCCCTGATAAGGGTGAGGTCGGTGGTTCGAGTCCACTAGGGCCCACCATATAATTTTATATCACCTTTTGGGGCCATAGCTCAGCTGGGAGAGCGCCTGCCTTGCAAGCAGGAGGTCAGCGGTTCGATCCCGCTTGGCTCCACCAATTACAAATTCATTAAAAACTGCATGGTGATCGTGAACTCTTCGGAGTTTGGCTGATAATCACACAGGTTACAGTTTCAATGAAACTGTATTGCACCTTGAAAACTGGATACCGAAACGAAATTGCGTTTTAGAATATTCCTTTACGCTGATCTTGTGTAAACAAGTGAAATAAAGGTAGCTGCCTTGAATTTCATTCACACATTCGTGTGGAACCGAAATTCAAAGCAAATCGCATTTACGAAGTAAATGCTAGGTTAAGCTACAAAGAGCACACGGAGGATGCCTAGGCGCCAGGAGCCGACGAAGGACGTGGCGAACAACGATAAAGCCTCGGGGAGCTGTAAGCAAGCTTTGATCCGGGGATGTCCGAATGGGGAAACCCGGCTGTCTTCATCGACAGTCACTTTCTGCTGAATACATAGGCAGAACAGAGGCATACCAGGGGAACTGAAACATCTAAGTACCCTGAGGAAGAGAAAACAATAGTGATTCCGTCAGTAGCGGCGAGCGAACGCGGATTAGCCCAAACCAAGGAGCTTGCTCCTTGGGGTTGTGGGACGTCTCACATGGAGTTACAAAGGAACCGGTTAGATGAAGAGGTCTGGAAAGGCCCGCCAGAGAAGGTAAAAGCCCTGTAGTTCAAAACCTGTTCCCTCCGAGACGGATCCCGAGTAGTGCGGGGCACGTGAAACCCCGTATGAATCCGGCAGGACCATCTGCCAAGGCTAAATACTCCCTGGCGACCGATAGTGAAGCAGTACCGTGAGGGAAAGGTGAAAAGCACCCCGGAAGGGGAGTGAAATAGATCCTGAAACCGTGTGCTTACAAGAAGTCAGAGCCCGATCTATGGGTGATGGCGTGCCTTTTGTAGAATGAACCGGCGAGTTACGTTCCCGTGCAAGGTTAAGGTGAAAAACTGTAGCCGTAGCGAAAGCGAGTCTGAATAGGGCGACTTGAGTACGTGGACGTAGACCCGAAACCGGGTGATCTACCCCTGTCCAGGGTGAAGGTGCGGTAACACGCACTGGAGGCCCGAACCCACGCATGTTGAAAAATGCGGGGATGAGGTGGGGGTAGCGGAGAAATTCCAATCGAACCCGGAGATAGCTGGTTCTCCCCGAAATAGCTTTAGGGCTAGCCTCGGAATAAGAGTCGTGGAGGTAGAGCACTGATTGGGTGCGGGGCCCGCAAGGGTTACCAAGCTCAGTCAAACTCCGAATGCCATAGACTTGGTTCCGGGAGTCAGACAGTGAGTGCTAAGATCCATTGTCGAAAGGGAAACAGCCCAGACCATCAGCTAAGGTCCCCAAGTGTGTGTTAAGTGGGAAAGGATGTGGAGTTGCACAGACAACCAGGATGTTGGCTTAGAAGCAGCCACCATTGAAAGAGTGCGTAATAGCTCACTGGTCGAGTGACTCTGCGCCGAAAATGTAACGGGGCTAAACACGCCACCGAAGCTATGGCTTGATACTTAGGTATCAGGGGTAGGGGAGCGTTGAATGCGGGTTGAAGGTGTACCGTAAGGAGCGCTGGACTGCATTCAAGTGAGAATGCCGGTATGAGTAACGAAAAGATCTGTGAGAATCAGATCCGCCGAAAGCCTAAGGGTTCCTGAGGAAGGTTCGTCCGCTCAGGGTAAGTCGGGACCTAAGGCGAGGCCGAAAGGCGTAGTCGAAGGACAACAGGTCGAAATTCCTGTACCACCGTAATCCGTTATGAGCGATGGGGTGACGCAGTAGGGTAGTGACGCGGACTGATGGATGTCCGTCTAAGCAGTGAGGCTGGTGTGTAGGCAAATCCGCACATCGTAAGGCTGGGCTGTGATGGGGAGCGAAAATTACAGTAGCGAAGGTCATGATCTCAGACTGCCAAGAAAAGCCTCTAGCCAGGAGAAGGTGCCCGTACCGCAAACCGACACAGGTAGGCGAGAAGAGAATTCTAAGGCGCGCGGAAGAACTCTCGTTAAGGAACTCGGCAAAATGACCCCGTAACTTCGGGAGAAGGGGTGCCTCGGTAGGGTGAATAGCCCGAGGGGGCCGCAGTGAAAAGGCCCAAGCGACTGTTTAGCAAAAACACAGGTCTGTGCGAAGCCGCAAGGCGAAGTATACGGGCTGACGCCTGCCCGGTGCTGGAAGGTTAAGGGGAGTGGTAAGTCCTTTTAGGGCGAAGCTATGAACCGAAGCCCCAGTAAACGGCGGCCGTAACTATAACGGTCCTAAGGTAGCGAAATTCCTTGTCAGGTAAATTCTGACCCGCACGAATGGCGTAACGACTTGGGCGCTGTCTCAACGAGAGATCCGGTGAAATTTTAATACCTGTGAAGATGCAGGTTACCCGCGACAAGACGGAAAGACCCCATGGAGCTTTACTGCAGCTTGATATTGAATTTGGGTACGATCTGTACAGGATAGGTGGGAGCCTGAGAGACTTGAGCGCCAGCTTGAGAGGAGGCATCCTTGGGATACCACCCTGATCGTATCTAGGTTCTAACTTGGTACCGTGATCCGGTACGAGGACAGTGTCAGGTGGGCAGTTTGACTGGGGCGGTCGCCTCCTAAAGAGTAACGGAGGCGCCCCAAGGTTCCCTCAGAATGGTTGGAAATCATTCGAAGAGTGCAAAGGCAGAAGGGAGCTTGACTGCGAGACCTACAAGTCGAGCAGGGACGAAAGTCGGGCTTAGTGATCCGGTGGTACCGCATGGAAGGGCCATCGCTCAACGGATAAAAGCTACCCTGGGGATAACAGGCTTATCTCCCCCAAGAGTCCACATCGACGGGGAGGTTTGGCACCTCGATGTCGGCTCATCGCATCCTGGGGCTGAAGTAGGTCCCAAGGGTTGGGCTGTTCGCCCATTAAAGCGGTACGCGAGCTGGGTTCAGAACGTCGTGAGACAGTTCGGTCCCTATCTGTCGTGGGCGTAGGAAATTTGAGAGGAGCTGTCCTTAGTACGAGAGGACCGGGATGGACGTACCGCTGGTGTACCAGTTGTTCCGCCAGGAGCACCGCTGGGTAGCTATGTACGGAAGGGATAAGCGCTGAAAGCATCTAAGCGTGAAGCCCCCCTCAAGATGAGATTTCCCAATTAGTAAGACCCCTTGAAGACGACGAGGTAGATAGGTTGGGGGTGGAAGTGCAGTAATGCATGGAGCTGACCAATACTAATCGGTCGAGGGCTTATCCTAAAGTATAGAACGCGATGGAGTTTCGGATCCAGTTTTCAGGGTGTAATACCTTGAAATCACGCTTGGTATTCTAATTCACTATGGTGATATGTAGAATAACGCGTTGAATTTTTGCTAAGTGAGTCCATTTACATGGAGAGATACCCAAGTGGCTATAAGGGGACCCTCTGCTAAGGGGTTAGACTGCGAAAGTGGTGCGAGGGTTCGAATCCCTCTCTCTCCGCCATTTAGGACAAGCTAGCGAAGTATTATGTTATGGCGGTGTAGCTCAGCTGGCTAGAGCGTACGGTTCATACCCGTGAGGTCGGGGGTTCGATCCCCTCCGCCGCTACCATACATACCCAGGAGGCTTAGCTCAGCTGGGAGAGCATCTGCCTTACAAGCAGAGGGTCGGGGGTTCGATCCCCTCAGCCTCCACCATTGTGCCGGTGTAGCTCAACTGGTAGAGCAACTGACTTGTAATCAGTAG from Paenibacillus sp. FSL R10-2782 includes the following:
- a CDS encoding YbaB/EbfC family nucleoid-associated protein, translated to MNNMNQMMKQVKKMQEQMLKAQEELGGKVIEGTSGGGVVTVEVNGHKKVLSITIKPEAVDPDDVEMLQDLVLTAVNDALSKADELANDDMGKFTGGMKIPGLF
- the recR gene encoding recombination mediator RecR, translating into MYYPEPIAKLIDAFTRLPGVGPKTAARLAFHVLKMKEDDVIDFAKALVNVKRNLHFCSVCGNITDTDPCRICQDKTRDASVICVVQDSKDLVAMERTKEFNGFYHVLHGAISPMEGIGPEDIKLKELLNRLSDERIKELILATNPNIEGEATAMYISRLVRPFEIKVTRIAHGLPVGGDLEYADEVTLSKALEGRRELN
- a CDS encoding DUF2508 family protein; translation: MWERVKQNFRRQEHGKSEAEYRQELFAQIRASHADWLRAHRLFHEATGEDEIDYAIFVLEAAERKYQIHLKCAKQQGLHRFHLPADEPGYDNDANRVHKRRAE
- a CDS encoding pro-sigmaK processing inhibitor BofA family protein codes for the protein MRDAVWLVLIACIVVLSYLILKKRLGIGWLTVFGAHMALAAIALYAINYSGWITQVYIPINPVTMGAVTVLGMPGIALLLGLKMILFGQVM